Sequence from the Tripterygium wilfordii isolate XIE 37 chromosome 10, ASM1340144v1, whole genome shotgun sequence genome:
AGTATAAACCCCAATTTATGATCTCATTTTACCCTCAATCTATGTAAAGTGTTGAATGTTAAGGGATcatgtgtatttataatcaatgattatcccaCGTCCTTTGTGATTGGGTAAAATAAGGGTTATAAATTGGAGGTTTGTAGCATTGCATAGAGAACAAACGGTGAAACAGTGCAATCACAATGATGATTTTTTGATGGAGAATGGATAACGTATAtggatttgtgttttgttgatgtgattgtattgaagaATGCGTTTTATTtaagtcaacaaaatatattaatataatgatgtaaatttactgatttaatttttatgtaatataGATAGAGCccgatattgatttttgtgtagaCATCAACCATCAACCCAGGGGTTTACTTTTGACCAGCTACAGTTAGGGATGGCAGTCAACAGCCGCCTTGCTTGACTATGGGATAATGAACCCAACTTGAGAGTGTCGGTTAAGCTTGGCTGTTTAAGAACACCCACTTGGGCAGTAATCTGTCAACCTCACTCgaataaacacaccaaaaacAGTGCAGTCATTGATAAATGCTTCATCTTTAGTTGGACGCAATACCAGTGGGAAAGAGTTCTTAAAGTTAAAGTAGGCATAAAAATCAAAtcagaagaaataaaaaataggaATAAAGAAGGCATCAAGAAAACATACTTCTGAACCATTATTGCATTGACAGCAAACACTGCTCTTATGAACTCTTATTTATCCTCCATCACCGAGCTTTGTGCATTTCTCTACCCCCCTACTTTGTTTCCCCTGTCTAAATAAGAATTTAACAATCTACTCATCCAAATATAAACACCATTAAGAATCCCCCCAAACAATGTTAACCATCCAAGCCCACATACGATTGTCTATAAGAATTATTCCAGGTATGATAAAGGGTTAGCTGATATATTGCCTGGCTCAACAATTCTCTCAATTCAGGATGTTGTGCAACAAGGGTATGCTCTGCCCCCTGCAAGGCAGTCAAGACCCTAGCTTTTTCTAAGGCTTTATGGTCGCAAACGTGCAATGCAAGGTAGCATAGGAGAACCGATCCATGGAACCGTATCCTTGGGTTGTTCCTCAGCAATCTTATCAAAGTTGGGATGGCACCAAACCCAACTATCGTCTTCGAATGCTCCGCGTGAAGGAAATTATCTGGACTAGCGAACTTTTGCAGAGAAATGGTAGCTTCAGCTGCCACATCTTGGTTTCCATTCTCTAGCTGTGCTACCAAGGGACTAATTATTCTAATCTCTTTAGCTGGGAAAGTTCTAGCCAATGAACCAATTGCCTTAATGGCAGGAATTTGCAATGCTGGATTATCCGATGACTCAATCAATCTCAAGAGCTGATCGACAACTGCCTTTGCATCCGGTGAACTAGTCTTGAAAGCTGCTCGTCTAAGATCAGTATCGAACTCAGCTACCACCGCTATCTCCATTATCGTCATCAAACAATTAACCTGCAATTCTCCATGCTCCTTCTCAACCAATTTCGCCAAATAAGACAGCCCATAAGACTCCGATATCATCCTACCATTCGATACGCTACCCCTCGCAAGCATCCTTACTGCCTCAGAACAAGCAAATTTCAATTCCATCTTCAATTCAGGACTCGCATTCTCCTTCTCTTTTCCACTGTTTCCTGGTCTATTGCTGTAATCTATCCTCCCCGTACCAAACATGTCTAAAGCCAAGTAGTTCATGAGTGGTCTAATGGCATTCTCTCTTCCAAATTCCTCTCGTGCAATTGGATCGTGCTCTGCCATCCTCGCTACCAATTTGGCTGCCTGAATTTGAGCCCTAATTGGCGAAACTAGAAGAACAAGAATCTGGACTACAATTTCAATGCCTGATTCATTGACTACCACTCTCACCCTCTCTTCATTGTTGCATAACATGTACAGTGCCCTCATTGCCGCAATTTGTGCTTCCGTGGTGGTCCGATCTTTTATCATCTTCAACAATGGAGTCACGCCGCCTTCTTCCACAAAGATTTTCTTGTTCCTGTCATTATCTTGAACTAGGGCCGCAATTTCGTTCACAGCCTCAATAATTTCAGGTAATTCAGCCATATAAATGGTAGCGATGAAGGACCATACCCAAGCCAGAATTGGATCGTCGCTCGCTattggagggagagagagaattcCCCCACGGGAGCCTTCGTAATCGAAAATTCTGAGAAGCCATCTCATGTCTCCAATTGAGGAGTCAAGTAGATTGATTAATCTGCGAAAATCACCGGCGTTACTGATGGAGAGTAGCCTGCGAAAGATGTTTCGTCGCTTGCACTTACGAACTAAGGGCAACGCACGCTCGAGAATCGTAGAGACCTGGCCGAGCACACGGCGAATCGGTGCTTCGTACAAGGAAGGGACGGAGGTGGCGCAGCGGAGTAGGGTACGGAGCATTTGAGAGAGGCGTTCAACCAATTTCCCCACCTCGGCACAATCGGACTTAAACAACCGCGCTTCGAGGACTGCTGAGTGAACTCGCTCGGCGAGTAAAATCCGATAGGAGAATTCATCCTGGATTCGCTTCCCCTCCCCATCCATCACTATCACCCACCGACACTGGCTCGAGTGAGGCGGCTCTCTTTGATTAAATTTCTCAGCGAACGGACGTTGAATTAGAACTCAAGCGCGCGCCTTCAGCCGTCTACGGCGAACCAGGTATTTGATTGTGCTGGTGGCTGGTGAGTGTTGGTTCATATAACACCACCAGGAATTCGCGCAAGATTCACTGTCGATATGTATTGGTGAATTGGgtcaaaggagagagagagagagtgtggcGCACTTACGCGGAAGGCGCGTGGATAGACTCTAACTCCTCCTTTGAAGAGTTAAACAAGACTCGAAGAGATAATGTTTGAAACTCTCAAAATATCACCCCAAAAGTCCCTTAAATTTATGTGGCAtcaaaataaccattgattaaaaatacatatataagacCCATTTCATATCgaacactctacattaaatgggggtcttttgaggGTCACTTTTTTGGGGTCTCAAGTATTATTCTTCGAAGAATTACATACAATCGAAAATAAGTAAaggtatggaaaaaaaaaaaagtcagtcTTTTACTTAAAAACACTAAAAGTCGACGAACGGACAATACTAAATCCTCTCATTTTGTGACGCCCAACtctatataaaattaaaatagtcattattAGAAACACACATGTAGAGCTCATGAGTGGGGGGTTTTTGTGGTCACTTTTTAAacatctcaagcattatccttaacAAATATGATTCCAAATAAAATTAAGACGTGACGTCATCCCTAAATTCTTGTTTAAGCAATTTCAGTGTCTTTTTTAAATCAGTTATGAAAACGATCCCAATAATTAATATCTCAATTATTGAGTtgtgcacacaaaatttcatgtgGGATATGTATAGTCCGTGAATTCACTTTAATCTTGTACATCCAACTCAACAACTGTGATAACCGATATGATCTCAACTTCGTTTTGAAATACAACACACCATTATCATTTGAAATAACAAGTTATAAAACTCAACATATAAATTTTAAGAGATGTGTctctataaaataaaaaaaaaaacatacaattaaaagaaaaaaaaagagaaaactaaACAGATAAATTGCAACagataaaaatagaaaaaaaaaatagaaaactcaACAGATTAATTACATCAGATAGATGTGAAGTCAAactaaatagtaaaaaaaaaagagagaagaagagggataaaACAACGCGGTATCAATAGAAAAACCTGTCgatctaagagcatccacagtagtagtaatataatacagcacttcaaaatcattctctctcttctcttctttcctatgtggcacaatttaattggatgagtgggtcccataataaacactattcatcaacactccataaatttcaacactctatattcattttctctattttctctctcttccttttcatcatctctctctttcttttcatcttctctatctttcttttcatcaactctctctttcttttaatcttctctttcttcattttcatcacttctctcttcattttcatcatctctctcttcactattcatcaactatatatatactccaactctcaagtatcttttttccacaactaaattttcaagtgtcatttttcacccattgtgtgcatgtagcgctatatttatcaaaaaagtaacatttcaagtacttgaaatacacaccattatacccattgtgatggtatagctctatatttatccaaaaagtattgttaacaatgttaaatataacaccattgtggatgctctaagagaGGGTAAAGAGCGAGTAGTCTCGTGAATATTCTAATTAAGATTAAATTCTGTCAAGTCAAAGGTTGTTGGGATTATACAGAGATATGGAACTAACTAATTATCTATTATAATAATGCATTGACTTCAACACACGACATGTTGACCACTCAACCCTACTTTGAATTATTGAAAGAAGTATGTAACTAAATGTATGTCCTTTTAATCTCTATCATAACTAAATACTCCAACTCACGGGTTTTTGGTGGTGATGAAGACAAAGTACATCCCCACCACCCACATACTTTTATGGATTTATAATTGTTATATTAACTTCATATAGATTTTTTTAGGTCTTGGACAATTGATTGATAAATCTCGGATCACATGAAAAATCCTGCGACTCCGTAAACCAATTGAAACTTAGGTTGATGTCCAGTGCGGAAAGAGAACGAATGGTGATATGTTGGGTTCAGGGACGTAGCTAGGATTTGGGGTGAGGAGGGGCACTACGGGGGTTCGGGGGTAGTgtccccgaaattttttttaggttatttatatgtcttttgttaaaatttagtCAAGTAAATATAATTTGATATGCAATAGTAAAAtctatacatattttatattccAAAATgactcatccataaacttacataatctaggtggcaaacCAGATaggcatgtcacatagattaaaaaaacaaacaaactttattaaagaattcACATAGGCATGTCATAtgtttatggatgtgtagtgctttCGTTTTATATTATTACGagaacaaacaaaattaaaaaaaatatattttttataatcaCTAGTTTTAATAATCTTGAGTCACCATAGTTCACTCAACATAGAACAATTAATTCAGTCATCCTTTCAAGAGAATATATTATAAACAGAAAACTATTAGAAATATGACTCTCAAActtcaaatatataaacatcCCAAAGTCCAAACTTAtatactccatttttttttattctattcaattcaaattcagttctttatttttattaatctaaAATGTATTTCTATTTTAGAATATTAGTATTCTATAAGTAAGTTATATAAGatataataaatgaaaaatcaaattttattacccacttaaaatattttttgtggataaagagataatgatttaa
This genomic interval carries:
- the LOC120007983 gene encoding uncharacterized protein LOC120007983: MDGEGKRIQDEFSYRILLAERVHSAVLEARLFKSDCAEVGKLVERLSQMLRTLLRCATSVPSLYEAPIRRVLGQVSTILERALPLVRKCKRRNIFRRLLSISNAGDFRRLINLLDSSIGDMRWLLRIFDYEGSRGGILSLPPIASDDPILAWVWSFIATIYMAELPEIIEAVNEIAALVQDNDRNKKIFVEEGGVTPLLKMIKDRTTTEAQIAAMRALYMLCNNEERVRVVVNESGIEIVVQILVLLVSPIRAQIQAAKLVARMAEHDPIAREEFGRENAIRPLMNYLALDMFGTGRIDYSNRPGNSGKEKENASPELKMELKFACSEAVRMLARGSVSNGRMISESYGLSYLAKLVEKEHGELQVNCLMTIMEIAVVAEFDTDLRRAAFKTSSPDAKAVVDQLLRLIESSDNPALQIPAIKAIGSLARTFPAKEIRIISPLVAQLENGNQDVAAEATISLQKFASPDNFLHAEHSKTIVGFGAIPTLIRLLRNNPRIRFHGSVLLCYLALHVCDHKALEKARVLTALQGAEHTLVAQHPELRELLSQAIYQLTLYHTWNNSYRQSYVGLDG